Within Massilia litorea, the genomic segment CAGGTCGAGCCCTTCACCGCCGGCCACGCCTTTACCGGCCTGGCCAATGCGATCCTGACGCCGCACATCGGCGGCGTGACATCGGATGCGTATATCGGCATGGGCACTGGCGCGGCGCGCAACATCCTGGACGAGCTGGCCGTCACGGCATAAGGCGATGCGCCCCACGGGGTGCATCGCCGAATCGGAATTTTGGAGGAAGACAATGACTACAACGAGAGACGACGCGCGCCTGGAAAAGGAGACCGTCAGCAAGGTCACCTGGCGCCTGATGCCATTCCTGATCGTGTGCTACCTGCTGGCCTTTATCGACCGCGGCAACATCGGCATGGCGGCCCTGCAGATGAACAAGGATATCGGCATCACGCCGCAAATCTTCGGCTTCGCCAGCAGCCTGTTCTTCATCGCCTATTTCTTCTTCGAGGTGCCCAGCAACCTGGCCCTGCAGAAGTTCGGCGCCCGCAAATGGATCGCCCGCATCATGATCACCTGGGGCCTGGTCTCGGCCGGCAATGCGCTGGTACAGGGCGCCCCCTCGCTCTACTTCCTGCGCTTCCTGCTGGGCGCGGCCGAAGCGGGCTTCTTCCCCGGCGTCATGCTCTACATGACCTACTGGATTCCCTCCGCCTACCGCGCCCGCTTCGTGGCCGTGTTCATGGTGGCGATCCCGATGGCCAGCTTCATCGGCTCGCCCATTTCCGCCCTGCTGCTGCAGGCCGACGGCGTACTCGGCCTGCGCGGCTGGCAGTGGCTGTTCATCCTCGAAGGCCTGCCGACGGTCGTCATGGGAATCGTCTGCCTGTTCTTCCTGACCGATCGTCCGGAACAGGCCAAATGGCTCAGCACCGAGCAACGCGACTGGCTGTCGGCGCGCATGGAGCGCGAACGCAGCGAGAAGAAGGCCGGCGCCCACGTCCCGCTCTGGAAGCTGTTCCGCAGCAAGGAAGTGCTCGGCATGGCCCTGGTCTGCTCGACCGCCTCCGCCGCCGGCACCGTGCTCGGCGTCTGGCAGCCGCAACTGATCAAGTCCTTCGGCCTG encodes:
- a CDS encoding MFS transporter, giving the protein MTTTRDDARLEKETVSKVTWRLMPFLIVCYLLAFIDRGNIGMAALQMNKDIGITPQIFGFASSLFFIAYFFFEVPSNLALQKFGARKWIARIMITWGLVSAGNALVQGAPSLYFLRFLLGAAEAGFFPGVMLYMTYWIPSAYRARFVAVFMVAIPMASFIGSPISALLLQADGVLGLRGWQWLFILEGLPTVVMGIVCLFFLTDRPEQAKWLSTEQRDWLSARMERERSEKKAGAHVPLWKLFRSKEVLGMALVCSTASAAGTVLGVWQPQLIKSFGLTVMQTGLLNSVPYAVAAVLMVLWGRHSDRKGERRWHTVIPLAMIAVGMLGTLFIKSLPLTIMLLTFVLVGAYSFKGPFWALSTGWLSTGSAAAGLAGINAASNLIGGGLMVNVYGWIKTATGSYALALAPIALLAIMSITVLLSLSRQAQPAAPAAGSKIAA